In a single window of the Flavobacterium sp. W4I14 genome:
- a CDS encoding hypothetical protein (product_source=Hypo-rule applied; pfam=PF07659), which yields MALAQTNTSTEFDEVIAVCRSLFLKKTKDYGTAWRILRPSSITDQIFIKAQRIRTLEEKKVSKVGEGVISEYIGIVNYCVIAMMQLELTESDPNEMPYAEVEKRFEEKVTETKDLMFAKNHDYGEAWRDMRISSLTDLILMKIFRVKQIEDNEGQTLASEGVNANYQDMLNYSVFALIKLGVK from the coding sequence TTGGCTTTGGCACAAACAAATACCTCTACCGAATTTGATGAAGTGATTGCAGTTTGCAGATCATTATTTTTAAAAAAGACTAAAGATTATGGCACTGCATGGCGGATTTTAAGACCAAGTTCGATAACCGATCAGATTTTTATCAAAGCACAACGCATTCGTACCCTCGAAGAAAAAAAAGTAAGTAAGGTAGGAGAGGGGGTGATATCAGAATACATCGGGATTGTAAATTATTGTGTTATCGCCATGATGCAGCTCGAGCTGACCGAAAGTGATCCAAACGAGATGCCTTATGCCGAAGTTGAAAAACGGTTTGAAGAAAAGGTGACGGAAACCAAAGATTTAATGTTTGCCAAAAACCACGATTATGGTGAGGCCTGGCGCGATATGCGCATTAGCTCGTTAACCGATCTGATTTTGATGAAAATTTTTAGGGTAAAACAGATAGAAGACAACGAAGGGCAAACCCTGGCTTCGGAGGGTGTTAATGCAAATTATCAGGATATGTTGAACTATT
- a CDS encoding dihydropteroate synthase (product_source=KO:K00796; cath_funfam=3.20.20.20; cog=COG0294; ko=KO:K00796; pfam=PF00809; superfamily=51717; tigrfam=TIGR01496), with product MAEKNFFEPKQSLNIKGKLIDLSRPKVMGILNITPDSFYSNSRTKSIDEALTKAAQFLNEGATFIDIGGYSSRPGAKDISTSEEVDRLVPVVESLVKAFPEAVISIDTFRAKVAAETISAGAHIINDIAAGDMDEQMFETVAKLQVPYMMMHMKGTPQNMQQNPVYDNVLLEVIDYLAKKVAALKALHVHDVIIDPGFGFGKTIEHNYELLNQMEAFKIFKLPILVGFSRKGMIYKTLGTSATEALNGTSVLNTIALQKGAGILRVHDVREAAECVRLVEMLG from the coding sequence ATGGCAGAAAAAAACTTTTTTGAGCCCAAACAAAGCTTAAACATTAAAGGTAAGCTTATCGATTTAAGCCGCCCAAAAGTGATGGGTATTTTAAATATCACCCCCGATTCTTTTTATAGCAATAGCCGCACAAAATCAATAGACGAAGCCTTAACCAAAGCAGCCCAGTTCCTTAATGAGGGTGCTACATTTATTGATATCGGCGGATACTCATCAAGGCCTGGCGCTAAAGACATTTCTACCAGTGAAGAGGTTGACCGTTTGGTGCCAGTGGTAGAAAGTTTAGTAAAAGCATTTCCCGAAGCAGTCATTTCTATTGATACCTTCAGGGCGAAAGTAGCAGCGGAAACGATTTCTGCCGGTGCGCATATCATTAATGATATTGCCGCTGGAGATATGGACGAACAGATGTTCGAAACAGTGGCAAAACTCCAGGTACCTTATATGATGATGCACATGAAAGGTACGCCTCAAAATATGCAGCAAAACCCTGTTTACGACAATGTGTTATTGGAAGTAATTGATTACCTGGCGAAAAAAGTTGCGGCGCTTAAGGCACTTCATGTTCACGACGTAATTATTGACCCTGGTTTTGGCTTTGGAAAAACAATCGAACATAATTATGAGCTGCTTAACCAAATGGAAGCTTTTAAAATTTTCAAACTTCCCATTTTAGTGGGCTTCTCGCGTAAAGGAATGATCTATAAAACACTTGGCACTTCGGCAACAGAGGCCTTAAACGGAACTTCGGTACTTAATACGATTGCGCTACAAAAAGGAGCAGGTATTTTAAGGGTACATGATGTTAGGGAGGCGGCGGAGTGTGTGCGCTTGGTAGAGATGTTGGGTTAA
- a CDS encoding diadenylate cyclase (product_source=KO:K18672; cath_funfam=3.40.1700.10; cog=COG1624; ko=KO:K18672; pfam=PF02457,PF19293; superfamily=143597; tigrfam=TIGR00159; transmembrane_helix_parts=Outside_1_10,TMhelix_11_30,Inside_31_36,TMhelix_37_55,Outside_56_69,TMhelix_70_92,Inside_93_263), whose protein sequence is MKGLDFDFVKFTITDVVDIVLVALLIYYVYTLIRNTLAVNLLVGMLIIAIFYHIVDALHMKLLTAIIEKFMSVGIIALIVIFHPEIRRFLLLIGKNAFLQKNKAWWGYLFGRKEIERNNLTRIKPIIDACKSMKKTRTGALMVFVKFYDEQFFANSCELVDAKISKRLLESIFQKNSPLHDGAVVISENKIKSASCILPLTDNDQLPSQFGLRHRAGIGVSETTDAVAVIISEETGEISYAKQGRVRMNVSFGELEKLLNKDF, encoded by the coding sequence ATGAAAGGATTAGATTTTGATTTCGTAAAATTCACCATTACCGACGTGGTAGACATCGTGCTCGTAGCACTATTAATCTATTATGTGTATACGCTAATCCGCAATACCTTAGCTGTCAACCTACTGGTTGGGATGCTCATCATTGCAATATTTTATCATATTGTTGATGCTTTGCATATGAAATTACTCACAGCCATCATAGAGAAATTTATGAGTGTAGGGATTATTGCCTTGATTGTAATCTTTCACCCAGAAATTAGGCGTTTTCTCTTACTGATCGGAAAAAATGCTTTTTTACAAAAGAATAAAGCCTGGTGGGGATACTTATTTGGCAGAAAAGAAATTGAAAGGAATAATTTAACCCGTATAAAACCAATTATCGATGCCTGTAAAAGCATGAAAAAAACGCGCACAGGTGCATTAATGGTATTTGTTAAATTTTACGATGAGCAGTTTTTTGCCAATAGCTGTGAACTTGTTGACGCCAAAATATCGAAACGTTTGCTGGAAAGTATCTTTCAGAAAAACAGTCCGCTGCATGATGGTGCTGTAGTTATTTCTGAAAACAAGATTAAAAGTGCCAGTTGTATTTTGCCTTTAACGGATAACGACCAGTTGCCCTCACAGTTTGGGTTAAGGCACCGAGCGGGTATTGGCGTTTCTGAAACAACCGATGCGGTTGCAGTAATTATATCAGAAGAAACCGGGGAAATATCGTATGCCAAACAAGGCAGGGTAAGAATGAATGTTTCGTTTGGGGAGTTAGAGAAATTACTGAATAAGGATTTTTAA
- a CDS encoding putative YphP/YqiW family bacilliredoxin (product_source=TIGR04191; pfam=PF06491; superfamily=52833; tigrfam=TIGR04191) — protein sequence MYPEYLVEPMRKELTNVGFQELKNAEDVDQAIKGEGTVLVVVNSVCGCAAANARPAARTAAAHEKHPDKLVTVFAGMEKEAVDQARNYMMPFPPSSPAMALFKDGKLVHMIERHQIEGRPAQMIADNLIGAFEQYC from the coding sequence ATGTATCCAGAATATTTAGTAGAGCCAATGCGTAAGGAATTAACTAACGTAGGTTTTCAAGAATTAAAAAATGCAGAAGACGTAGATCAAGCGATTAAAGGCGAAGGAACTGTGTTGGTAGTGGTAAATTCGGTATGCGGTTGCGCAGCAGCAAATGCACGTCCGGCGGCCAGAACAGCAGCAGCCCACGAAAAACACCCTGATAAATTGGTTACTGTTTTTGCAGGAATGGAAAAAGAAGCGGTAGATCAGGCAAGAAATTACATGATGCCTTTCCCTCCATCTTCTCCGGCAATGGCGTTATTTAAAGATGGTAAATTGGTTCACATGATCGAGCGTCACCAGATTGAAGGCCGTCCGGCACAAATGATCGCTGATAACCTGATCGGTGCTTTTGAACAATACTGCTAA
- a CDS encoding hypothetical protein (product_source=Hypo-rule applied; pfam=PF07666; transmembrane_helix_parts=Outside_1_69,TMhelix_70_92,Inside_93_122,TMhelix_123_145,Outside_146_159), whose translation MSEEQETPQENKPIDLSKDKNPEPAPFEPLGNGPVTPPPFQQPPPFGQFGGGGFGQQNLPNATASLVLGILAIPACCFYGIFGLIFGVIAWILGAGDMKKYQLNPSLYTESSYKNAKAGKICGMIATILSALMVLMFILIIVGVVANPHMFENFLRDLK comes from the coding sequence ATGTCAGAAGAACAGGAAACTCCTCAAGAAAATAAACCGATTGATCTTTCAAAAGATAAAAATCCAGAACCTGCACCATTTGAACCATTAGGTAATGGTCCGGTAACACCACCGCCATTTCAGCAACCGCCACCATTTGGACAGTTTGGAGGAGGAGGTTTTGGTCAGCAGAATCTGCCAAACGCTACAGCTTCGTTAGTATTGGGAATTTTAGCTATACCCGCATGTTGCTTTTATGGGATATTTGGATTGATTTTTGGCGTAATTGCTTGGATATTAGGTGCAGGTGATATGAAAAAGTATCAGCTTAATCCAAGTTTATATACTGAATCATCGTACAAAAACGCTAAAGCAGGTAAGATCTGCGGAATGATTGCGACGATTTTAAGTGCATTGATGGTGCTTATGTTTATACTTATCATTGTAGGTGTGGTTGCAAATCCACATATGTTTGAGAATTTTTTAAGAGATCTGAAATAG
- a CDS encoding hypothetical protein (product_source=Hypo-rule applied; pfam=PF10825; transmembrane_helix_parts=Inside_1_45,TMhelix_46_68,Outside_69_77,TMhelix_78_100,Inside_101_106), which yields MAQPQHSFLDWIGEHLFNCPFKAHFGVDCPGCGLQRSVLALFRGDLIASFKFYPATIPLIFVIVFTIIHLKVDFKFGAQLIKIVFSSVAVIILINYIYKIYTHQLI from the coding sequence ATGGCTCAACCGCAACATAGTTTTCTCGATTGGATTGGGGAGCATCTTTTCAACTGTCCCTTTAAGGCTCATTTTGGGGTAGATTGCCCAGGCTGTGGTTTACAGCGTTCGGTTCTGGCTTTATTTCGGGGCGATTTAATCGCATCATTTAAGTTTTATCCTGCAACAATTCCACTCATTTTTGTGATTGTATTTACCATTATTCACCTTAAGGTCGATTTTAAGTTTGGGGCACAGCTGATAAAAATCGTTTTCTCAAGTGTTGCAGTAATTATTTTAATCAATTACATTTACAAAATATACACTCACCAATTGATCTAA
- a CDS encoding uncharacterized membrane protein YkvA (DUF1232 family) (product_source=COG3339; cog=COG3339; pfam=PF06803): protein MKLNREKILGFFKKSQSKASVILSDKSKASNTIKDALGKAVTNKGDLEGVWSKLVLLFAVSKDYVNGDYTEIPKRSIIAILGGLVYFLSPIDVIPDFVPVLGFVDDIYILNLVYRQVLKDLEKYKIWKDAQIKFIGDIDGSTAT, encoded by the coding sequence ATGAAATTGAATAGGGAGAAAATACTGGGTTTCTTTAAAAAATCGCAAAGCAAAGCTTCGGTAATTCTAAGCGATAAAAGCAAAGCCAGCAATACGATTAAAGATGCATTGGGAAAGGCAGTAACCAATAAGGGTGATCTGGAAGGTGTTTGGTCGAAACTGGTTTTGCTGTTTGCCGTATCAAAAGATTATGTGAACGGCGATTATACCGAAATTCCGAAAAGATCGATCATTGCAATTTTGGGTGGCTTGGTCTACTTCTTGTCTCCGATAGATGTGATCCCTGATTTTGTGCCCGTTTTAGGCTTTGTTGATGATATCTACATCTTAAACCTGGTATATAGGCAGGTGCTTAAAGATCTGGAGAAGTACAAAATATGGAAAGATGCACAGATCAAATTTATTGGCGATATAGATGGCTCAACCGCAACATAG